CGCATACCAAGACCAATGGGCGCTTGCGATCTAATTTAAGCGACTCGATCGTTGCAGTCAGACTGACCGCAGACGCCAACTTTGCGCCTGGCAAATGGCCTGCTTTGAACGCTTCTTCAGAGCGCAGATCTAATATGTGGGACTTGCGGCGGTTAATCCAAATCGTCGCCTCGGTCGGGGATAAGCCCTTTCCGCTAATAAGCGTAGATAATGTGGGTAGGAAAAGCGCTAGACCTGAAACTACTAGTAGGGCGATAAGCGCTAAATTATCAATTTGCGTGAGAAAGTTCATCACCGGATTATAGAATGGCTCTATGAAACAACTTGTCCTTATTCGTCACGGCGAATCCGCCTGGAACCTTGAAAACCGCTTCACTGGCTGGGCTGACGTCGACTTAACACCCAAAGGGACCAAACAAGCCCTGGCAGCAGGCGAAAATCTGCGAAAAGCAGGA
This genomic interval from Polynucleobacter necessarius contains the following:
- a CDS encoding rhodanese-like domain-containing protein translates to MNFLTQIDNLALIALLVVSGLALFLPTLSTLISGKGLSPTEATIWINRRKSHILDLRSEEAFKAGHLPGAKLASAVSLTATIESLKLDRKRPLVLVCETGAQSRKALGEIQKLGFAEVGVLDGGVQAWKAAALPLVK